The Hymenobacter oligotrophus genome segment ACTTCTGTCAACCACAAAATTAGCCCCTGAGGGCTGGGCGGCCGGTACAGGATTAGGCGCTGGTGCTTACAACATTCAGGCGGCTTAGGCTTCTGCTTGGTTTGGTTAAACGAAAAAGCCCCGCGCTGGTGGGCGCGGGGCTTTCGGCAGTTGAGCTTCGGCCTAGGTGCTAGCTTTGCTTTTCCAGATCCATGCCGCACTTGGGACACTTGCCGGGCTGGTTGCTAACGCCGCCTTCGCACTTCATGGGGCACACGTAGCTGGTGGTTTGGCCGGTGTTGGTTTGGTCGCCGGTGCCGCCTTCCGTAGCGGGGCGGGCTACCTCGTCGGTGGGCTGCTGAATCTTGGCCGAGTCGGCGGTGGCAGCGGTGGGCGCGGCGGTATCTACTTCGTTGGTGGGCTTGCTGTTGCAGGCGGTGAGCAGGCTGGCGGCAAGCAGCAGCGAGAGAAGCTTTTTCATTGCTTATGAATTGAAACTGGAAGTTGCCAATGGGTAACGCTGAAGGCGACAAAGGTACAACTCCGCCACCGAGCTTTTTGCCCGAGCCGAATTGTGTAAACCCCGGAGTAGCATCCTGTACAAGCCCCTGAGCAGAAGAAAAATCCCGTACGACGCAGCGCACAATTCCGTA includes the following:
- a CDS encoding heavy metal-binding domain-containing protein, whose translation is MKKLLSLLLAASLLTACNSKPTNEVDTAAPTAATADSAKIQQPTDEVARPATEGGTGDQTNTGQTTSYVCPMKCEGGVSNQPGKCPKCGMDLEKQS